Below is a window of Narcine bancroftii isolate sNarBan1 chromosome 13, sNarBan1.hap1, whole genome shotgun sequence DNA.
ctacattttgtccataccttgatgaagggctcaagctccatATGTTGgtgatgtgtctttatctttgctacataaaggacgctgagtttctgcagcactgtgtttttacttcatactTCTTTATGAAATACTCGTGAGCTGGCTGGGTGATTGGCCATTCGCTTCTCTTTAACTCTTCCAATTCCCCATTACCAGTCAGCAAGGTCACCCACCGGAGTCAGCAGAATCGAGGCATCGTGGAGGAATGTTGCTTCCACAGCTGCGACCTCCTGATCCTGGAGACCTACTGCGCAGACCCACAAGAGGCGGCCGGATCCACACCACCCCCATCCCTCCGTGGTCTGCTGTTGCAACGGGTAAGCCACCCACTGCCTCCTCTTCCCGCACCGTCCTGCTGTCCTCCTCCCTGACTTGTCCTGTCAAATGACTCAGCGCGGGTCTGAACCACTCTGACCAAGAACTAGCTGTAATCAAGCATGAACTCATCCCTGAGTTTAACCAGAGCGTCTGGGCAGAGGACACATCACATACTTCCATCAACACTCATTTAAGGGGAATGGGAATAGTGTTTGACCCCGGGGTAAAAaagtttaagttgagagggggaaagatttaaatggaTCTTTATTCACAGGAATAATTCTTGGAATGATGGGACGAAAATGGGCCTCACGGTCAGCATAGCacttagcgcaacgctattacagccccagcgacctgggttcaaattcagtgctgtctgtaaggagtttgtacattctccctgggcgatctggtttcctctcacccctcAAAACATTCCGCAGTTGTTggtccattgggtgtaattgggcagcatggtctcaagggctgtctaaatttaaattttaaatttaaaaatgttttttaaaaatcaacatagTAGGAACATTTGCCGGCTCTTGGATGTGGCCAAGGAATTTCTTCGGCCAGAGAGCAGtgatcctctggaatttgctaccatgggcggCTGCGGACGGCATATTgttgggggtatttaaggcagagattgataggtatctgaatagttaggGTGTCTgaagtaatggggagaaggcagaggagtgggcctgagtgggaggatggatcagctcacgatggaaAGGTGAGGCAGACTCGAGTGGCCTAATATGGCTTCTATATCTTATGGGGTGATAGTATCCAggtgatgggtgtgtggaatgtGTGGTAAAGGTGAGCCCAGTTGCAACTTTCAAAGATAATTGGGCAGGTGTGTGGATAGGGTCACAGGCAAATGGAGCCAGCTTAGGTGAAATGGGCCGAAGGGCCAATAAGGTGCATCTGTGGCTCCTCCacctgttcccattggtggggagatCATAaccaggggacacagcctcaagattcaagggtaGTGGATCTAGgacggagatgaagaggaactgcttttcccagagggtgaggaatctgtggaatttgccgcccattgaagcagtggaggcgacctccgCAACTATATCTAAGACAAATGCGGCgctgttggcgtagcagttagcgcgatgcATTTACAGCACCTGTGATCAGACCAGGCCAGAGTTcaagtcccgtgctgtctgtaaggagttggtacgttctccctgtggctgcatgggttttcctttgggtgctccggtttcttcccactgttcaaaacctacaGGGGTGGTAgttcaattggctgtaattggatggtacgggctcatgggccgaaggacttgttaccatgctgtatgtctacattaagaTTGGATAGCTTTCCACATAGTCAGGGCAttaagggattatggggaaaaggccgggagTTGGAGATgtgccgatcatcagatcagctgtgatctcattaaatggcagagcaggctcgatgagccaaatggccgACTCTTGCTCCTGTTTCTTGTGGGAAGATTGCAGATTCTCCAGACAGCCCATTATTGCCAATGGTGAGACATCCGCCACCTTTCAACAGTGCTGCCCCCTGCCATGGGCCAACCCAGTGTTCGACCCCCACCACTGACCAATGTTTCTTCCTTTGCCGGACAGATCGTAGGGAAACGGTCCCTCGCTGCTGAACAGGCAGACACGCCAGGCGCTGGGAGTGCTCGTAGAGAACCATTAGCTGAAGGCCGGCCCTGCATCCACCAGCCAGATCCAGGAGCCGTGATTGGCAGAGAGAGGGCAGCACGTCATGGCGCAGTACCCTCCCCAATGCCGGGGCAGGATTGATCATTGCCTCGTCTCCCCACCTTCCACAGGGCAGCAAGCTTCTGGGCCCAGCGACAGGGTAGGAACCGATGAAGGTGACCTTTGATCTTTGGCCAATGGACAGCAGAGAGTCGATGCATGGGGAGCACCGAGTTTGGAGGAAGCAGTATCTCCCTCAGTTCAGCCAGGAAATCCTTCAGCTCCCGGGGGCCGACTGCTTTAAACGTGGGGTGGAGAGTTGGGAGAACGGCCGAGGCTCTCCCTCAGTCCCTGGCACCAGGTGATGCCTTTGCTGGGCCCACTGGGCATTGACTGTTCACGGGGCTCTCTCCCTATGGAACAGGTCAGCTGGGTAAAAGGCCTGGGCCCAGGCTCTTCAGAGGGCAGAGGAAGGAATGAGGAAGTCAGGCCCCATCACGGATCTACTGGCTCAATGTTGGCACGGATCCAACAGGTGTGtagccatttacagcacagaaaaaggccagtTTGGCtatactagtccatgccgaacatcatctccctcctagtcccactgacccgcattcggcccataaccctccacacctctcccgtccatatatccaccctttccttgaatattaaccgatctcacttctaccacctttgccggaagttcattccacaccccctccactctctgcatgaagaaatcccctaaacttttcccaatCCATGCCCTTTTGTatgaatcttccccactctcagtggaaaaagcctgtccacattgaattCTAtctttccctcataattttgaatactctgtcaaatcacccctcaaccttctatgcaccAGGGAATTAAGTCCCAGCctcctcaacctttccctgtaactcaaaccctgaaactccAGCAACATTCTCGAAAatatcctctgcactctctctattctctctCTGTCCGAAAAATGAGcagggttgggggttgggggggtgtcaTTCAGAGGCTCAAGTTTGGCTTCTGGTAAACCAACCCTGAAAGCTTACTTTTGGGTTTCAACAAAATAAAATttgcatttattgtcagagaacattcatgacatcacatacaaccctgagattctttttttaaaattaaatttaggccTGCAGCCCATTAACAAGCCAACTCGCCCCTACGAGTccagtttacaccccattaacctacacccctgtccgtttttgaagggtgggaggaaaccccacgcagacacttCTTGCAGACatcatgggatttgaaccttggacctgattgctggcactgttcatgtgggccaggcagaattactttCTTTTTCAGTCTTTTTATTAGTTTCAATATATTCAATATAGTTTCAATATTGAGTTACAAGTAATCATGAACAAGGTTCATATGAACCCGtgttattaaatggaaaaattaaaAACCCATATATCCCTGAACTAAGGATCAACCCCACTCAATGAGGCTGCTGGCCACGTTAAGGAGTCCACTACCGATAATAATAACTATAGGGTCATGGGGAAAGAAAAGCAGAGATGATTAATTTTACACATTTCAGAAGTAATTGAGAAAGGAACCCCAAAGGGAAAGAACATTAAGATCCATTGCAGGAGGGGaacacctaatttttttttctctctggagacAGACATTCCCATCGAGTCCGACAACCACCGAGTGGGAGGGGCGGCACCTTCCCATCTCCCGCAAAAACCGGCCCTTCAGCgatgagggaagcaaaagccacgGCACAGGATTGTGAAACAGTCAGCGTCAGATCCCATTCACGCCGAAAATAGCAACGGAAGGGCTAGGGATCAAGTCAATATCAAGAACTGATGATAAGGTGCGAACTATTCCTTGCCGGAAATTAAAGCGAGAAGGATATGGCGAAAACACATAATACAAAGTGCCTTCCTCATTTATGTATTTACCACATTtagaggagatatcaggacaAAAATTAGCTAACTGaaccttagaaaagtgggctCGATGGACTACCTTAAATTGAACAAGGAGAATAATATAATCCCATGTCATTTCGGCAAATAGGAAGACTTTCTTATTaccggtaactgtaaactgtaaacaaactatgcaaatgTGATGTACATACTGTAAAAAAAATGACATAAATATGGATCCTTATTTGAATctcttgattgagtttgtggctgaggagtctgatggtggagggggagcagctgttcctaaacctggtggtgcgagtcttgtggcacctgcacctctttcctgatggcagcagcaagaacagagagtgCGCGTGCTGGGCGAGGTGGACCCTCGATAatcgctgctgctgctgctctctgacggcagccgATCTCCGATATTCTCAATAGCGGGGAGTGTTCTGCCTGCCATGTCCAGGGCTGTGTTCGCCttttgcaggatatttttttctcGGGTGGGGGGAGGCCCCCATACcgcaccgtgatgcagccggtcagcacaccttccaccacacctctgtaaaagtttgccaagCCTTGCAATGACATCACGAACCTCGTGGTGAATTAGAGGGGCTGTCGTGCTTTCTTCAACATGTAATTACATAGGTCTGGGTACGGTCTTCCAAAATAGTTCCCTCCAGATATTTAAAGCTTCTGaacttctcctcctctgatttcccccagtgACCACTGGATTGAACACCtcaggttttcccttcctgaagactACAAAATGCTCcctggctttggtgacattgagggcaaggaTGTTGTTGGTAaacaattcagccaagttttcaacttcTTTCCTGCTACTGACTTGTTGTCCTTTCATATGGAACCCAAAAGTAGGAAAGATTATTTTAGACATCTCTGCTCACCCCTACCTGGGAGAAATCCACCACCAAGTTGAGGTTAACCAAGCATAAAGCTCATCTTACATACAAAGCATCTTGCATATTACTCATGCACAATAGATTGGGCTTGAATTGTCTGGAATTTaaaagattgaaggggggatcttatagaaacatataaaattcttaagggtttagatagactagatgcaggaaggttgtttccaatgctgggaaaaaccagaactaggggtcacagtttaaggataagggagaagtcttttaggactgggATGAGGAAAACtttctttctctcagagagtggtagatcagtagaattctttgccacaggaagtagttgaggctggttccttgtcaatatttaagagtaggttagattttcCCCTTGTGGCTAAGGAGATCGGGGGCTATAGGGAGAAGGCaagaaccaggtactgatcagccttgatcatattgaatgatggagtaggcttgaagggccaaatggcctactcctgcacctattttctatgtttctatcttgtGTACAACCTCTTATTAACATGacatgtggccttctctacatcagagacactGGACGCAGCCAGTCTCACATCACTCTGTCTGCATTAGTGaatgggatctcccagtggccatccattctGTGCTCCAATCTCATGTTCACATGTGTGTCcaaggcctcatgtactgtcaaactgaAACCTcccttaaattggaggagcaacacctcatattccatttggCCACTCTCCACCATTGCCTTCCCCGGTTTcacttcccattctccctccagctctccatccccttccctctccattcacagggccatccctcctctccctgtttTCTGCTGTGCcccctctcccttatccacctattacctcctgcctgtgggaccgtgctcctcgaggagggggaggaacctgcagatgcagcgatggttaaatgttttcaaagaatgtgactgaaaataaagtaaaatactttaaggtttatttattcatgcaagtgaaatttgttcagtgtaagtaatatagtttttttttgtattttaaactgtcTATTCTTAATGGAGGTTAGTTacgcattgtaagagtgagtctcaagcaaccagaaaatacacttatccagcatctaccaatccccattagtgacagacaccaggggttttattgtatttatttttgatCCTACATATATTTGTTGTTAGACTGTAAGGTGTTGTCATCATGGTTGTTCCGCAAGGTTGAGGACGATGATCTTCATTCCtatgggctctcaagtggcttatgagtccaatcttggaAAGTGGCCCACCGAGCGAAGATGACTGTGCGTGTATTTGTTTCACGTGTACTTGATGTTGTGCTCCAAGAAGCGCATAGTACTTCACCAATCAACCCATGGCATGGAAACCGTgacaattggagctgatggatttgttgcggCCTTCGCCCGCCTTCACAGCCGCTGAGTGATTTCGTCCACCTGTCGCACCTGTGGAGGTCTTGGTTGAATCAAGGACCTCACACTCAACCTTGGGGgtgacatgtgtgtgtgtgtgtgtgtgtgtgtgtgtgtgtgtgtgtgtgtgtgtgtgtgtgtgtgtgtgtgtgtgtgtgtgtgtgttggaaaGGCAATCAATTCAGATAAAACTTCAGACAAACATGGTCAAGATGGACCGAATGGCCTGGTTCTGTGCCATAAACTCCAAAGCTCATTACAGCATAAACTAACTCAAAGCAGCATGTTCAAGATAAACAGTGGAGTATTCCCTAAAAGGCTTGCAAATGTTTAACTTTCAATCATTCTGATGGAACTTATCTGACCCATGTCATTTGTGGACTCTGCTTAGATTGCAAATCGATCATGATCTTTATACATTGCTACAACATCGAAATTTCTAAAATACCTTACGAGCTGTCCTGTTCTTCGgggtaaaaaaaatcctttagaAAAGCAAAGGTTTTTTTACACATCAGAAGAAGAATGGGAATCAGTTCACATTTTTTCCTGGATGGTTTCTGTTTGTGTTTCAACTCATaggaacataagaagtaggaacaggagtaggccaaaaatggcccatcgagcctgctccgccattcaatatgatcatggctgatctaatttatgacctaactccacctacctgccttctccccatatcccctaattcctctatcatgtaaagatttatttaactgaattttaaatatgtttaatgaagcagcctcaaccacttccctggttggaGAATTCtgaacattcactactctctgggaaaaactatttttcctcatttctgtcctaaatctactcccccgaatcttgagactgtgtcctctcgttttagtttccccggccagatcaaaaaaccttcctacatctatcctatccatacccttcataatcctatatgtttctataagaactcctctc
It encodes the following:
- the LOC138748438 gene encoding insulin-like growth factor isoform X1 — encoded protein: MGKCRARRSIGSSQDSPLAQMNPTKAACPKKSLCVLLVFAACIGCSDSRTVETLCGIELVDTLQFICSNRGFYIGEKPQFLFNYYNMTPATIRRGMPVRAVSKVTHRSQQNRGIVEECCFHSCDLLILETYCADPQEAAGSTPPPSLRGLLLQRVSWVKGLGPGSSEGRGRNEEVRPHHGSTGSMLARIQQTFPSSPTTTEWEGRHLPISRKNRPFSDEGSKSHGTGL
- the LOC138748438 gene encoding insulin-like growth factor isoform X2; the encoded protein is MGKCRARRSIGSSQDSPLAQMNPTKAACPKKSLCVLLVFAACIGCSDSRTVETLCGIELVDTLQFICSNRGFYIVSKVTHRSQQNRGIVEECCFHSCDLLILETYCADPQEAAGSTPPPSLRGLLLQRVSWVKGLGPGSSEGRGRNEEVRPHHGSTGSMLARIQQTFPSSPTTTEWEGRHLPISRKNRPFSDEGSKSHGTGL